A genomic window from Elaeis guineensis isolate ETL-2024a chromosome 3, EG11, whole genome shotgun sequence includes:
- the LOC105042107 gene encoding probable peroxygenase 5, which produces MAKLSGASYVLLLLLVIASGCKGQDQNNGTDMTALQKHVSFFDRDKDGVIYPIETFQGFRAIGCSIPLSTVSAPLIHAFLSPKTNNGSIPAIKLPIIVANIAKGKHGSDSGAYDTDGKFVPEKFEEIFQKHAHAHPDALTSDELKEMLKANQQPGDLPGSFASRTEWEILFSLVKDKDGLLQKETLRSVFDGSLFYKLEAENKSPK; this is translated from the exons atggccaagttatccGGTGCCTCCTACGTTCTCCTGCTCCTCCTTGTCATTGCCTCAG GGTGCAAAGGGCAGGATCAGAACAATGGAACGGACATGACTGCACTTCAGAAGCATGTGTCCTTCTTCGACAGGGACAAAGATGGTGTCATTTACCCAATAGAGACCTTCCAAG GATTTCGCGCAATTGGGTGTAGCATTCCTTTGTCTACCGTGAGCGCCCCTCTAATCCACGCCTTCCTTAGTCCTAAAACCAACAAT GGAAGCATACCAGCCATCAAACTCCCTATTATTGTAGCCAACATTGCAAAAGGCAAACATGGAAGTGACTCTGGTGCCTATGACACTGATGGAAA GTTTGTTCCCGAAAAGTTTGAGGAGATATTTCAGAAGCATGCGCACGCTCACCCCGATGCATTGACATCCGACGAGTTGAAAGAGATGCTTAAGGCGAATCAACAACCCGGTGACCTGCCAGGATC GTTTGCTAGCCGGACAGAGTGGGAGATTTTATTCTCACTTGTTAAGGATAAAGATGGATTGCTTCAAAAGGAAACACTAAGATCTGTCTTTGATGGAAGTTTGTTCTACAAACTGGAGGCGGAGAACAAGTCTCCCAAATGA